The segment GCAGGCCGCCAGCCACAGCGGCAGGCTGGCACAGGCAACGAATCGGGCAAACAACAGGCGGCGAACCATTCACAATCTCCTGGGGTCGGTTGCCAATGTCGACCGTTCCCAGGAAATCCTTGAGCAACAGACCAGACCCAACGGCCCTACACCACGTTGCTGTTCGCTGCTCGTGATCCACGCGGGCCGGGCCGGTCTGTTACGACAGCGGATGGCGGCGGCTGGTGCAGAAGGAGGTGCATCCATTCCGGCTCCGGTGCCTCATGCACATCGAACCGGCACCCCGATGAAGTGTGGCGAAAGCGCCTGCTGCCCGACCCCAGGGCGCGACCAATCTGCGGTGTTGATCACCGGGTCGTTTTGGACGATGAATAACCGGTATCTGCGCTGGTCACGGTCTAGCGTACGCACTTCCCGTCAGCGCCACATACCGGTGCATCCGAGAGGGTTACACCCGGCCCAACAACACGACCGGCCCCGGGCAAACCAGAACATCGGTTCCAATCACACACCGACACTGGCCAGCCTGGTATCAGACGGATATATAGCTTTGGAAAACTTGGCGGCGACAGCCACGCCCGCACCGGACAGCACCCGATGTCCGTGGGTGGAGCAGTGGACTCAAGCCACGCCGCTGTGGCCTTGCTTTGGCTCTATTGGCAAAACGCCGAGGCTGCGGACCCGATCAGGGCAGTGAAACGTCCCTGACCGCACCTTAGTGGATTCGGCATTGCCCGGCCCACCACGCAACTGGCGGGCAAGCGTCCCTCTGCGGCCGGCTAGGCCGGCCGCTGCACCATCTGCTCCATGAGCGCCCGGATCTCGTCCGGAATACGTACTTCGGTCAGGTCGAGCTTGCCGTTGATGAGGTCAGCGTGAAAGCACTTGCTCACCGGCGGCATGCCGGCGCCGATCCGGCGCCACTGCTCACCTTCGTCCTGTGTCATCCAGACCTCGCCGTCGGTGTTGCCAATGAACACCCGGCAGGCATCGCCCATGGCCTCCAGGCACATGGCCTCGACCGAAGGACGGATTTCCGCCGGCAACCCGCCACGGGCGTACTGCCAGCTGTCGCCACCGTCCCGGGAACGGGCAATGCTCACGTCAGCGCTGCCCTTGACCCAGGTGTCCGGCGTGGCGAAGGCGCCGCTGACAAACATCGTCTCCGGCCGGCGCGGGTGGTAGACCAGCGGGTCGGCATAGCCAATCTTGCGGGTTTGCTCTTTCATCTCGAACCAGGTTTTTCCACTATCGTCGCTGCGATTGAAAAAAAAGCCGTTGGCCAGGAACAGGCGACCGCTTCGGGTTGGATGCAACAGCACGCGGTGGGCGTCGTTAGGCATGCCGGCGGTGTGTTCGATCCAGGTCTGGCCGGCGTCGCGGCTGCTGTACAGACCACCCTGCTCGACGCAGATATAGATGGCGTTCGCGTCCTGCGGGTCGACGGCGATCTGCTTGATGTGGGCGACGAACGGCGGCGCCGGGAACATCCAGCCGTCCCGGCCGGTGGTCGCCTCAAGGCCTGTCAGACGCTGCCAGGACTCGCCAAAATCCCGGCTCTCGAACAGCGCCGCCGGCTCGGTACCCGCATACAGCCGCACCTTGCCGTCCGGGCGGCGCACGCTGGTCATGCTGAACACGTTGCTGTGTTCAAGACCCTTGCTGGCCGGCTGCCAGTGCCGGCCATCCGGACTTACGAACACCCCGGCATCGTGGGTACCGGCGTAGTAATTGCCACTGACCGGCTCGGCTATCAGGGCACAGACGTGGTGTTCGGTCAGGCCCCGGCCGACTTCTCGCCAGCTGTCAGACAGTTCTTCAAGTTCCACCACGCCACCCTGGGTACCGACCAGCAAGCGGCCGGACCAGGCAGGTGAGTCGTAAACGCTGCCGCCGCCGGGTGAAAGACAGATATTCATGGGCCTTACTCCTAATGTTGTGGACGTGGCTAGATCAGGCTGACTAGGCAAACTGTACCGCGGCTTCGGGCGGCGCTGCAGCCGAGCGACGGCGCTGGTCGCGCAACATGTCCAGCGCTTCTGCCGCAGCATACTGCTCGCCGGCAAAGCGTTCCACGAAGCGCCCGCCACGCAGCTCGCCACGTGCCTCAAGCCGGCGGTAAACATAGAGCAACTCGCGCCAGGCGGGGATGACGGTCTCGCCCTCCAGCGCGGCCCGAAACACCACCCCGTGGCGTAGCAGTAGCGTATGAGCAACGTGTTCGATGGCGGCATCACGCTGTTTGGAATCGATCGCGTCGCTGAGCGCGGGCAACAGCGACCAGCGACCAGCGGCGCCGACGCCGGCCACCCGGAGTCGCGGGCTGCGGTAGCGGCGCGGCGCAAAACTCGGACGCTGACTGGCGGGCGTGATCAGCGTTCGCAAGCCGGAAAAGCTGTCCGACGTGACCAGCCCCAACGCCACCAGCTCGGCCAGGGCTTGCTCCACCTGCGTGCGCAGCAGGCCCGTGGCGCTGACCAGATCGGCAAAAAACGACGCGCCCAGCGCCGCCATCGCGTCCCGCACCCGGGCCGCGGGCGACGACAAGCTTGGCTCGATAGCTGACGGGCGAATCAGCGCGCGCCAATAATGCAGATGCTCGCGCGGCACCAGCGCAATCGGCGTGCTGCGCACCGGTGACACGGCGCGCGGGCGCTCGCGGCTCAGGCGTGGCGGGAGCAGACGCAACCACGCCACGCGCCCTTCGGCACACAGCTGATCGAGCCAGAACGGCAGATAGCCGACCATTCGCGCCGGCAGCAGGTCGCCTTCCCAGGCCGCTGCCGGCTGGGGCAGACCTTCCAGTTGTTCGATGACGGCGTACAGCGCCTGTGGCCCTTCACACGGCTCGTCCAGGCCCTGCCAGCGGCGCAGGAAACGGCGGTAGTCGACCTCGCTGACTGGCGCGATTTCGCGCCGCCGCCGGTCCAGGCTGTAGCGGTGAATGCGGGCCAACAGGCCGCGTTCGCACCATTCCTCATCAATGCTGTCTGGCGTGTAGCGCCCACGCAAAGCAAAGCCTTCGCCCTCCAGGGCCAGCAGGGCCGGTTCGATGCTCGTCGGGGACAGGCCAAGCGATGCTGCGAGCTGTACCTGCGTGACTGGACCGAGCCCCTCCAGACGGCTGCGCAGCAGCTCGCGCAGGGCGTCCTGCGGCGTGGGTGCCGGGCCATCGGTGATGGCCGCAATCGGCGGGCTGGCTACGCCGGCAGGCAATACGGCACGGGCTTCGGCCAGGCGCTCGGCCGCCACCCACAGCGCGACCGAGTCGGTGGTCAGACAGGTCGCCCGCCCGTCCACGGCCAGCGCCGTCAGGCTTTGCCTCCACACGGCCTGGCGCGCCGCCTCGGCGGCGCTGATAAAGCCCAGCAGCAGCAGCGCGTCATGCAACTCGTCGTCGCTGTGCGCCTGTGGCCAGGCCTCGACGCGCACGCGGTCGATGGCGTCCTGCAGCAACACTCCCAGCGCCGCGCTGGCCGACAGATCCGCCGGCGCCGGGCGTACGGCCAGCGTACGCCGCTCCTCGGCCGGCACATCGTCCAGAAAGGCATACGGCCGCGCATTGAGAATCTCTTCGGCCAGCGGCGAGGGGGCGGTGAGGTCGCAGGTCAGAATGCGAATAGCGCCGCTTTCGATGCCGGCCAGGACGCCCAGAAAGCCATCCACGTCCATGGATTCGCTCAGGCAGTCGACAACGGTCTGCTGCACCAGCGGATGGTTCGGGACGCTGCGCTCGGCGTTCAGATTCTCGGCACAGGCGATCTGGTCCGGAAACACCGCGGCGACCAGATCCTGCGCGTCGTTGCGCTGCCACTGTGGTGGCGCGCGCCGGCCACCGCGCTGGCGCAGGATGGCCAGCGCCGCGGTCGCCACCCAGCGCCAGCGCGCCTCGAACAGTGGCGCGGCAATCAAGGCCTGGATCAGCACCTCGCGCGCGCTGGCGAGTTTCAGGTAGCCAGCCGGTTCGTGCAGTGGAAAGCTGTGCACCGCCCCCAGCGAGATAACGATGCTGTCCTCCAGCGCCGCCGCCTGCAGCTCGAAGTTGAAGCGCCGGCAAAAGCGCTTGCGCAGGGCCAGGCCCCAGGCCTTGTTGATGCGCGAACCGAACGGCGCGTGGATGACCAGGTGCTGGTCGCCGGTCTGGTCGAAAAAACGCTCGAAAATCACCGTATCCAGTGTCGGCAACGCTCCGAGCGCCGCCCTGGCCGCCGCCAGATAATCGACCAGCTGCCGCGCGGCCGCCAGCGGCAGACACAGCCGTTCGGTGAGCGCCGCCACGGCGGCCGGCGGTCCGCCGTCATCCAGCCACATGGCCAGGTCCTGGCGCAATCGCGACACCGCGGCTGACAGCTCGTTGGTACGACCGGGCGCCTCGCCGAACCAGAACGGTATGTTGGGCGGCTGGCCGTGCGCATCCTGAACGAACATG is part of the Immundisolibacter sp. genome and harbors:
- a CDS encoding WD40/YVTN/BNR-like repeat-containing protein, which produces MNICLSPGGGSVYDSPAWSGRLLVGTQGGVVELEELSDSWREVGRGLTEHHVCALIAEPVSGNYYAGTHDAGVFVSPDGRHWQPASKGLEHSNVFSMTSVRRPDGKVRLYAGTEPAALFESRDFGESWQRLTGLEATTGRDGWMFPAPPFVAHIKQIAVDPQDANAIYICVEQGGLYSSRDAGQTWIEHTAGMPNDAHRVLLHPTRSGRLFLANGFFFNRSDDSGKTWFEMKEQTRKIGYADPLVYHPRRPETMFVSGAFATPDTWVKGSADVSIARSRDGGDSWQYARGGLPAEIRPSVEAMCLEAMGDACRVFIGNTDGEVWMTQDEGEQWRRIGAGMPPVSKCFHADLINGKLDLTEVRIPDEIRALMEQMVQRPA
- a CDS encoding DEAD/DEAH box helicase, translating into MPLSVFHPAVAAWFDKTFAGPTSAQLAAWPAIRGGQHTLLAAPTGSGKTLAAFLTVIDDLVRVGLARPLPEGVQVLYVSPLRALSADIHKNLQLPLAGIRDELLMRGLPDVPIRAGVRTGDTPQAERERQRRQPPHILVTTPESLYILLTSKSGRVMLGGVRTVIVDEIHAMAASKRGCHLMLSLERLTALIGASPLRIGLSATQKPIRRIADYLVGADGDCAVIDTGHVRERDLAIEVPDSPLTAVMANEVWTEVYDRLAALVAEHRTTLVFVNTRRLAERAARHLAERIGEEFVTAHHGSLARRHRLDAEQRLKSGQLKALVCTASLELGIDIGDVDLVCQLASPKSIATFLQRVGRSGHTVGGLPKGRLFPLSRDDLVECTALLDAVRRDELDAIGIPQAPLDVLAQQIVAEVAAREWDEADLYRCLTRAHPYRQLARADYTAVVKMLADGYTTRRGRRGAYLHRDAVHGRLRARRGAALAAVTNGGVIPDQFDCDVLLTPDSLRIGSVNEDFAFESLPGDIFQLGNVSYRILKVETGRMFVQDAHGQPPNIPFWFGEAPGRTNELSAAVSRLRQDLAMWLDDGGPPAAVAALTERLCLPLAAARQLVDYLAAARAALGALPTLDTVIFERFFDQTGDQHLVIHAPFGSRINKAWGLALRKRFCRRFNFELQAAALEDSIVISLGAVHSFPLHEPAGYLKLASAREVLIQALIAAPLFEARWRWVATAALAILRQRGGRRAPPQWQRNDAQDLVAAVFPDQIACAENLNAERSVPNHPLVQQTVVDCLSESMDVDGFLGVLAGIESGAIRILTCDLTAPSPLAEEILNARPYAFLDDVPAEERRTLAVRPAPADLSASAALGVLLQDAIDRVRVEAWPQAHSDDELHDALLLLGFISAAEAARQAVWRQSLTALAVDGRATCLTTDSVALWVAAERLAEARAVLPAGVASPPIAAITDGPAPTPQDALRELLRSRLEGLGPVTQVQLAASLGLSPTSIEPALLALEGEGFALRGRYTPDSIDEEWCERGLLARIHRYSLDRRRREIAPVSEVDYRRFLRRWQGLDEPCEGPQALYAVIEQLEGLPQPAAAWEGDLLPARMVGYLPFWLDQLCAEGRVAWLRLLPPRLSRERPRAVSPVRSTPIALVPREHLHYWRALIRPSAIEPSLSSPAARVRDAMAALGASFFADLVSATGLLRTQVEQALAELVALGLVTSDSFSGLRTLITPASQRPSFAPRRYRSPRLRVAGVGAAGRWSLLPALSDAIDSKQRDAAIEHVAHTLLLRHGVVFRAALEGETVIPAWRELLYVYRRLEARGELRGGRFVERFAGEQYAAAEALDMLRDQRRRSAAAPPEAAVQFA